In Helicobacter bilis, a genomic segment contains:
- a CDS encoding M23 family metallopeptidase — translation MVKTQQLKVKVYLEDAFTPVNGVKITLIPLHVKDSTTPKNEQQEQISKNGEAIFTLPNNANKFRFEVFDERFYKEAKSNMERTTNSYNDTNNTISLNLLSKPSLYFNGKELYINNGNKVIDYFRAYSGNALSIKEKESLKEQYGYENFVSYKEKENAISYFCLDKGWQKEKDKGAIPEGIYYIDINKSTDNTQSGIRTYNNTWYSLSRTKEGEKQWGKYNIPIYTDKDCTNTLESTTQRDSFYLHGGDKYGNAGGIDLAKEIDSFVASLQRFSNQAKDDKLSIKLLVEYAHILSSTDLQSVDLHREIQIQIANNTPTIKKHRVALTANYTKPDSMSEESFKAQKQQTYWGYKEIAQTEEYNLEEVRIKDITLFQKRQKDYKGKNIEINLKDYDWQHCNKQIIVFAFLDTDRNINAKGEEVLKKPKWRIITWHNPIVNPRVTLFSFSGNSDRIETAMFGYFTKRGSKKHQGIDLFAKIGTKLYAPLDCEVVSIGNSSSYGYTITLKVTESSLEILKIRRAFINYQLQYVTYNNNGSVNEKNSEIEQEKFNKEAKSYYLFYAHLSEVHVKKGDKVVAGQILGLSGTSGNAKGTKAPHLHFEIRDTDNVEKGLTNRINPAYYIECKKLYSEFSEDEKQEQLGVCKTTCKLPKE, via the coding sequence ATGGTAAAAACACAGCAATTAAAAGTCAAAGTATATCTTGAAGATGCTTTCACTCCTGTAAATGGCGTAAAAATAACACTTATTCCGCTGCATGTTAAAGACTCCACAACACCCAAGAATGAACAGCAAGAACAAATTTCTAAAAACGGAGAAGCAATCTTTACTCTTCCTAATAATGCTAACAAATTTAGATTTGAAGTTTTTGATGAAAGATTTTATAAAGAAGCGAAAAGTAATATGGAGAGAACTACAAATAGCTACAATGATACAAATAATACAATCTCTCTTAATCTCTTATCTAAGCCTAGCCTATATTTCAATGGGAAAGAACTCTATATAAATAATGGCAATAAAGTGATAGATTATTTTAGGGCTTATAGTGGAAATGCTTTAAGCATAAAAGAAAAAGAAAGCTTAAAAGAGCAATATGGATATGAAAACTTTGTAAGTTATAAAGAAAAAGAGAATGCTATTTCTTATTTTTGTTTGGATAAAGGATGGCAAAAAGAAAAAGATAAAGGAGCAATACCAGAAGGAATCTACTACATAGATATAAACAAAAGCACAGACAATACACAAAGTGGCATAAGAACATACAATAATACTTGGTATTCTCTCTCAAGAACTAAAGAAGGTGAAAAGCAATGGGGTAAATATAATATCCCTATCTATACTGATAAAGATTGCACAAATACACTAGAATCCACCACACAAAGAGATAGCTTCTATCTACATGGGGGAGATAAATATGGCAATGCTGGTGGGATTGATTTGGCTAAAGAAATCGATAGCTTTGTAGCTTCCTTGCAGAGATTTAGCAATCAAGCCAAAGATGATAAACTTTCAATAAAGCTTTTAGTAGAATATGCCCATATTCTCTCTAGCACAGATTTGCAATCTGTCGATTTACACAGGGAGATTCAGATTCAAATAGCAAATAATACTCCCACAATAAAAAAACACAGAGTAGCACTCACTGCTAATTACACTAAGCCAGATTCTATGAGTGAAGAAAGCTTTAAAGCACAAAAACAACAAACCTATTGGGGATATAAAGAAATAGCACAAACAGAGGAGTATAACCTTGAGGAAGTAAGGATTAAGGATATAACACTCTTTCAAAAAAGACAAAAAGATTATAAAGGAAAAAATATAGAGATTAATTTAAAAGACTATGATTGGCAGCACTGCAATAAACAAATCATAGTCTTTGCTTTTTTAGATACAGATAGAAATATCAATGCAAAGGGAGAAGAAGTGCTAAAGAAGCCTAAATGGAGAATCATTACTTGGCATAATCCTATTGTAAATCCTAGAGTAACATTGTTTAGTTTTAGTGGGAACAGTGATAGAATAGAAACTGCTATGTTTGGATATTTTACTAAAAGGGGTTCAAAAAAACATCAAGGCATAGATTTATTTGCAAAGATTGGCACAAAGCTTTATGCCCCACTAGATTGTGAGGTGGTAAGCATAGGAAATTCTTCTAGTTATGGATACACCATTACCCTAAAAGTTACAGAATCTAGCTTAGAGATTCTAAAAATACGACGAGCATTCATAAACTACCAATTGCAATATGTTACATATAATAACAATGGGAGTGTTAATGAAAAGAATAGCGAAATAGAACAAGAGAAATTCAATAAAGAGGCAAAATCTTATTATCTCTTCTATGCACATTTATCAGAAGTTCATGTGAAAAAAGGAGATAAGGTGGTCGCAGGACAGATTCTAGGCTTAAGTGGGACATCAGGCAATGCAAAAGGCACAAAAGCACCGCATTTACACTTTGAAATAAGGGATACAGATAATGTAGAAAAAGGGCTTACAAATAGAATTAATCCAGCATACTATATAGAATGTAAAAAGCTTTACAGCGAATTTAGCGAAGACGAAAAGCAAGAGCAACTAGGAGTTTGCAAAACAACTTGCAAACTACCTAAAGAATAA
- a CDS encoding type VI secretion system Vgr family protein: protein MQSYLSLSIFSNLKKHYSSQDTKESKPSLNLTLTQATIKESLETPLSIECNGFIESMQKNLLLEVNSHNSNISLQPKDFLNCLATLNISHSPHNKDSKIIYFDRSYSNMQTTTYKGIITHLQYLGSFQQNTTNTLTYRHNFTLTLQSPLLRLSLNTAYRIYTDITPIEVIKHTLKFYEGYLEKTLDFSQIIQTYNTKEIISQYNESDLDFITRVAHNHGIYFYEDANTIYFCDSLTTKPTKNIAYNPHAVANTLQEECIHNFSKEENLHSNLFTYSSHDANAPIDIFSSQIYTYQDEETGQPDNTLTSFTHTYDSSSSFTQSIDTRKPLHLKAKRLQMLDATLKAQSNIYHLGLADFLQIDYEKYKYANNDNTLLNKHKEFIVVAIEQTLIDNALLTQYSTTQGDVAHTAISNSHDNESIISSSSKNQNGFMRSYSNTLKLMPSHMLYVPDTKAKPKAPLHTQGIVIGEGYLRAPTQERANQTILQEHNTIYTDEYGRVKVRMNIYANQEKRDNALLERIQKDNAQDSDSQSNMHTNIQNNDLQNNQITSNSSNIVSSNNNSINQTNTNQENIITITNQTQHNKDTTNTNTIQTHSSPNKRYSYTPFLRVASPIASNSSGFYHTPRIGDEVIISFLDNDIDKPFISGSLYNTTNPSLIHNPLDSHKTSLSSRTINLTNIRNSSDSLNQADSSQTEHSNTANIIEQGYNELTLSNIKDNEEIYIRAQKDYRESINNNFSQTIHNNKDSKVKGSYTESITKYHKQEILGLKDVRVGAEYLTNVALSKDTIVGLSNTLNVGASNTLRVANDSSEYVGGDKRVEVGGKFQTHIERYKIETIDDNATQIVQGYNNIQTNKDLQIDTQGETLIKSQNNIHVHTSQSVSINAEVNSTLLSDAIHTIAKSDIYNQAQNQILHQVGESTITTKGDSVIIKAGGVEVIIDSNGLVVKGGEIKSE, encoded by the coding sequence ATGCAATCTTATCTCTCACTCTCCATCTTTTCAAATCTAAAAAAACATTATTCTAGTCAAGACACAAAAGAATCTAAACCATCTCTCAATCTTACACTTACTCAAGCAACTATTAAAGAAAGTCTAGAAACTCCATTGAGTATAGAATGCAATGGTTTTATAGAATCTATGCAAAAAAACCTTTTATTAGAAGTAAATTCCCATAATTCAAATATCTCTTTGCAGCCAAAAGACTTTCTTAATTGTTTAGCCACTCTCAATATTTCTCATTCCCCTCACAATAAGGATAGTAAGATAATTTATTTTGATCGTTCTTACTCAAATATGCAAACCACAACCTATAAAGGCATTATCACGCATTTGCAATACCTTGGTTCTTTTCAACAAAATACCACAAATACACTTACCTATAGACATAATTTTACCCTTACATTGCAATCACCGCTTCTTCGCTTATCACTCAATACTGCTTATAGAATCTATACTGATATAACACCAATAGAAGTTATCAAACACACCTTAAAATTTTATGAAGGATACTTAGAAAAAACTCTTGATTTTTCTCAAATCATTCAAACATATAATACGAAAGAAATTATTTCTCAATATAATGAATCTGATCTAGATTTTATAACTAGAGTAGCTCATAACCATGGTATTTACTTTTATGAAGATGCAAATACTATTTATTTTTGTGATAGTTTGACAACAAAACCTACAAAAAATATTGCTTACAATCCTCATGCAGTTGCTAATACACTTCAAGAAGAATGTATCCATAACTTTTCTAAAGAAGAAAACTTACATAGCAATTTATTTACTTATTCAAGTCATGATGCAAATGCTCCAATTGATATATTTTCTTCTCAGATTTATACATATCAAGATGAAGAAACAGGGCAACCAGATAATACATTGACTTCTTTTACACATACTTATGATAGCAGCTCTTCTTTTACACAATCTATTGATACAAGAAAGCCACTGCATCTCAAAGCAAAAAGATTACAAATGCTTGATGCAACCCTAAAGGCACAAAGCAATATTTATCATTTAGGTCTAGCAGACTTTCTGCAAATAGATTATGAAAAATATAAATATGCAAATAATGATAACACTCTGCTTAATAAACATAAAGAGTTTATTGTTGTGGCCATAGAACAAACACTCATAGATAATGCACTTTTAACACAATACAGCACAACACAAGGAGATGTCGCTCACACAGCAATAAGTAACTCTCATGACAATGAATCTATAATATCATCATCATCTAAAAATCAAAATGGCTTTATGCGATCTTATAGCAACACTTTAAAGCTTATGCCTTCTCATATGCTTTATGTCCCAGATACTAAAGCTAAACCAAAAGCACCATTGCATACACAAGGTATTGTAATAGGAGAAGGTTATCTAAGAGCACCAACACAAGAGAGGGCAAATCAAACGATTTTGCAAGAACACAACACAATCTATACAGATGAATATGGTCGAGTAAAAGTGAGAATGAATATCTATGCAAATCAAGAAAAAAGAGATAATGCCCTCTTAGAAAGAATCCAAAAAGATAACGCACAAGATAGTGATTCACAAAGTAATATGCACACTAATATACAAAATAATGATTTACAGAATAATCAAATTACTAGCAATAGTAGCAATATTGTAAGTAGCAATAACAATAGCATAAATCAAACAAACACTAATCAAGAAAACATAATCACAATAACCAACCAAACACAACACAATAAAGATACCACCAACACAAATACTATACAAACACATTCTAGCCCTAACAAAAGATACTCTTACACTCCATTCCTTAGAGTAGCTTCTCCTATTGCAAGCAACTCTTCTGGCTTCTATCATACTCCAAGAATTGGAGATGAAGTTATAATCTCTTTCTTAGATAATGATATAGATAAGCCATTTATATCTGGAAGTTTATATAATACAACTAATCCTAGCCTAATACATAATCCCCTAGATTCCCATAAGACTTCTTTATCAAGTAGAACAATAAACTTAACAAATATAAGAAACTCATCAGATTCACTAAACCAAGCAGATTCATCACAAACAGAGCATTCAAACACAGCAAATATCATTGAACAAGGTTATAATGAACTTACCCTATCAAATATAAAAGATAATGAAGAAATCTATATAAGAGCACAAAAAGACTATAGAGAATCTATAAACAATAATTTCTCTCAAACCATACACAACAATAAAGATTCTAAAGTCAAGGGAAGTTACACAGAATCTATTACTAAATATCATAAACAAGAAATACTCGGCTTAAAAGATGTAAGAGTTGGAGCAGAATATCTTACCAATGTAGCACTCTCTAAAGATACCATAGTAGGATTAAGTAATACTCTAAATGTAGGAGCAAGTAATACACTAAGAGTAGCTAATGATAGTAGTGAATATGTAGGAGGGGATAAGAGGGTAGAGGTTGGGGGGAAATTTCAAACACATATTGAACGCTATAAAATTGAAACAATTGATGACAATGCAACACAAATTGTGCAAGGTTACAATAATATACAAACTAACAAAGATTTGCAAATCGATACACAAGGTGAGACCTTGATTAAATCTCAAAATAATATTCATGTGCATACCTCACAATCTGTATCTATAAATGCTGAAGTTAATAGCACCTTATTGAGTGATGCTATTCATACTATAGCTAAGAGTGATATATATAATCAGGCACAAAACCAAATCCTACACCAAGTAGGAGAATCTACTATCACAACCAAAGGAGACTCTGTTATAATCAAAGCAGGTGGAGTTGAAGTCATAATAGATTCCAATGGGCTTGTGGTTAAAGGTGGGGAGATTAAGAGTGAGTGA
- a CDS encoding Hcp family type VI secretion system effector → MAQPAYIRIEGVTQGLISSGASTEASIGNRYQSGHEDEIMAQEISHIVTVPTDTQSGQPSGQRVHKPFVFTCSLNKAVPLLYNALTKGERLNNVEVHWFRTSMSGGAEHYFTTKLEDAIITDINLVMPNAQDKNNNDKTELFQVSLNYRKIIWEHVVAGTSGSDDWRNA, encoded by the coding sequence ATGGCACAACCAGCTTATATTAGGATAGAAGGTGTTACTCAAGGTCTCATTTCCAGTGGAGCTTCTACTGAAGCAAGTATTGGTAATAGATATCAATCAGGACATGAAGATGAGATAATGGCTCAAGAAATATCTCATATTGTAACAGTTCCAACAGATACTCAAAGTGGACAACCAAGTGGTCAAAGAGTGCATAAACCTTTTGTTTTCACTTGCTCTTTAAATAAAGCGGTGCCGCTTTTATACAATGCTTTAACAAAAGGCGAAAGATTGAACAATGTAGAGGTGCATTGGTTTAGAACATCAATGAGTGGTGGAGCCGAACATTATTTTACAACAAAGCTTGAAGATGCTATTATTACTGATATTAATCTTGTTATGCCTAATGCGCAAGATAAAAACAATAATGATAAGACAGAGCTCTTTCAAGTTTCTTTAAATTATAGAAAAATCATTTGGGAGCATGTTGTTGCTGGAACGAGTGGAAGCGATGATTGGAGAAATGCTTAG
- a CDS encoding Fic family protein has product MFALSQLSVLERERLFKTLRINITHHSNAIEGLTLSFGETKTLLESGKTANNKPLDEQLVVLGFANAYDVIIREASDKSRILESSFIKDIHYLIFENAFKVMPHLVAKPIGAFRTNQAKIIGLQVKLTLPHLIAQELENLLFLYPSNALSLEQIAYFHISFEKVHPFSDGNGRTGRLIMTYQAIQNDFIPPLIINEQRKAYLELLEQCQMQNDITAFTLFLQECQAQSLALISSK; this is encoded by the coding sequence ATGTTTGCATTAAGTCAACTATCTGTATTAGAGCGAGAGAGGCTTTTTAAAACACTGCGTATAAACATTACTCATCATAGTAATGCTATTGAAGGACTGACACTAAGCTTTGGAGAAACAAAAACATTACTTGAAAGTGGTAAGACGGCAAATAATAAGCCTCTTGATGAGCAACTTGTTGTTTTAGGGTTTGCAAATGCTTATGATGTAATTATAAGAGAGGCAAGTGATAAGAGTAGGATTCTAGAATCTTCATTTATTAAGGATATTCATTATCTTATTTTTGAAAATGCTTTTAAGGTTATGCCGCATTTAGTTGCTAAACCTATTGGTGCATTTAGGACAAATCAGGCAAAGATTATAGGTTTGCAAGTAAAATTAACACTGCCTCACCTTATTGCCCAAGAATTAGAGAATTTGCTTTTTTTATATCCTAGTAATGCTTTAAGTTTAGAACAAATTGCCTATTTTCATATAAGTTTTGAAAAAGTCCATCCATTCTCTGATGGTAATGGGAGGACAGGTAGACTTATTATGACATATCAAGCCATTCAAAATGATTTTATTCCTCCGCTTATTATAAACGAGCAACGAAAAGCATATTTGGAACTTTTAGAACAATGTCAAATGCAAAATGATATTACCGCCTTTACACTATTTTTGCAAGAATGCCAAGCACAGAGTTTAGCATTAATTTCTAGTAAATAA
- a CDS encoding Eco57I restriction-modification methylase domain-containing protein, translating into MFLGGFQNHGFNRDYDAFVGNPPYGEKKIADELNVNLNGLLVCDYFVAKSIQNTKQDGIIASVVSDRFLDKTQNHVRELIAKEASFFGCNKIAKQYF; encoded by the coding sequence ATATTTTTAGGTGGCTTTCAGAATCATGGATTTAATAGAGATTATGATGCTTTTGTTGGTAATCCACCTTATGGTGAAAAGAAGATCGCAGATGAATTGAATGTTAATTTAAATGGATTATTGGTTTGTGATTATTTTGTTGCTAAGTCTATCCAAAATACAAAGCAAGATGGAATTATTGCATCTGTAGTTTCTGATAGATTCCTAGATAAAACGCAAAACCATGTAAGAGAATTAATCGCAAAGGAAGCAAGTTTTTTTGGATGCAATAAGATTGCCAAACAATACTTTTAA
- a CDS encoding lipase family protein — protein MKNKDTINRIKNAAELAWAAYGYFDLIGKKFAHKKEYGNRTNTKITLHDILDSTYVNYETHDSTFTNTLKLKGDMTPTQVKNFFEKYELLDYYPKFDTKNNRQKEGFHACLFQDKESKEYTLAIRGSFDSADYTTDFMNLLKDSTIPFEYLHAMILFYESCAKQYPEITKPKSLNIVGHSLGGCLAQIFALCFAKNPDVLATEFNQDSIINEVYTFNAPGAKNLKPHIMLDSKQIYEVDESIIKASNPAQAMFAKITKGDPNANTEWWETLANTLTQQQNISLAFQIYFSKIPSSELKPHKIFLHSYIVNAGMAHAILYQVYPISDIFLLAYQTLTHNYNNRNKESYKLSVSDRVYHIETDNDNNTENNQWQDELIQNLGKDIEGKHYYLNIGIDIKGMDSHSIKSSVIILYFYEYLLDLETNREKLSNRIKELESNPKYPTTLNHIGYKAAKNKGKYQLITALLNDFMQWNYNSLREVNEVVLSEVKNKYKEQKKNDKNTSNPPKKIFPLVYLLNEVSYIARFKNSKDIEEFNIYKMIDLITQLQEAKIYIRILDKKFFDELENKQCSVAELRSVLKCQPFMVVDENNKEILNESNRAEIFYYKTFNNLVSQILQSYKTA, from the coding sequence ATGAAAAATAAAGATACAATCAACAGAATTAAAAATGCTGCTGAACTAGCTTGGGCGGCATATGGATATTTTGATTTGATAGGTAAGAAGTTTGCACACAAAAAGGAATATGGGAATAGAACAAATACAAAAATAACTCTCCACGACATTTTAGATTCTACTTATGTTAACTACGAAACACACGATAGCACATTTACTAATACCCTTAAACTCAAGGGCGACATGACTCCCACTCAAGTAAAAAACTTTTTTGAAAAATATGAACTTTTAGATTACTATCCAAAATTTGATACAAAAAATAATAGACAAAAAGAAGGTTTCCACGCTTGTTTATTTCAAGATAAAGAATCTAAAGAATATACTTTAGCCATACGAGGAAGCTTTGATTCTGCTGATTACACAACAGACTTTATGAATCTCCTTAAAGATTCTACTATACCTTTTGAATATCTCCATGCAATGATACTTTTTTATGAATCTTGTGCTAAACAATATCCAGAGATTACTAAGCCTAAAAGCTTAAATATAGTAGGACACTCTCTAGGTGGTTGTTTGGCTCAAATATTTGCCCTCTGTTTTGCTAAGAATCCTGATGTTTTGGCTACTGAATTCAATCAAGATTCTATCATTAATGAAGTGTATACCTTTAATGCACCTGGTGCGAAGAATCTAAAACCGCATATCATGCTAGATTCTAAGCAAATCTATGAAGTTGATGAAAGTATTATTAAGGCTTCTAATCCAGCCCAGGCAATGTTTGCTAAAATTACAAAAGGAGACCCCAATGCAAACACAGAATGGTGGGAAACTCTAGCAAATACACTAACTCAGCAACAAAATATCTCACTAGCATTTCAAATCTATTTTTCTAAGATACCTAGTAGTGAGCTAAAACCACATAAGATATTTTTACATAGTTATATTGTTAATGCAGGTATGGCTCACGCGATACTTTATCAAGTCTATCCTATAAGCGATATTTTTCTGCTTGCCTATCAAACCCTAACCCACAACTACAACAATAGAAATAAAGAGAGCTATAAACTAAGCGTAAGCGATAGAGTATATCACATAGAAACAGATAACGATAACAATACAGAAAATAATCAATGGCAAGATGAGCTTATACAGAATCTAGGTAAAGATATAGAAGGCAAACACTATTATCTTAATATTGGAATAGATATAAAGGGCATGGATAGCCACTCTATCAAAAGCTCTGTGATTATATTGTATTTCTATGAATATCTCTTAGACTTGGAGACAAATAGAGAAAAGCTCTCAAATCGTATTAAGGAGTTAGAATCTAATCCTAAATATCCTACTACCTTAAATCACATAGGATACAAGGCTGCTAAAAACAAAGGTAAATATCAACTCATTACTGCTTTACTTAATGACTTTATGCAATGGAATTACAATTCCCTAAGGGAAGTGAATGAAGTAGTCTTGAGTGAAGTTAAAAACAAATACAAAGAGCAAAAAAAGAACGATAAAAATACATCAAATCCGCCAAAAAAGATATTTCCTCTTGTATATCTTTTAAATGAGGTGAGTTATATAGCAAGATTTAAAAATAGCAAGGACATAGAGGAATTTAACATATATAAGATGATAGATTTAATCACGCAACTACAAGAAGCAAAAATTTATATAAGAATTCTAGATAAAAAATTCTTTGATGAATTAGAAAACAAGCAATGCAGTGTAGCAGAATTACGAAGTGTGCTAAAATGTCAGCCCTTTATGGTAGTTGATGAAAACAACAAAGAAATACTTAATGAAAGCAATAGAGCAGAAATCTTTTACTATAAAACCTTTAATAATCTAGTCTCGCAAATTTTGCAATCTTATAAAACTGCCTAA
- a CDS encoding DUF4670 domain-containing protein, translated as MSEKNFIVKHIDDLADGVWDSVVGTAYGFSEFLYKVSGLKDFIFDSEDKEQQEAIEEFKVFVDSIKLIKDNSTIRDMVVNQIIQDAKERPLYYLGSLIGPSAIASLIKNTGAKVAYSGGVFVQKGFNASNKYIYPNYKTLQNNICSLYSNDKNYTNLFNQDMILCSFLQNENQESKTQSLQQEMQRLYHNIQKTNTEFNAYKPIPIVSFTNPKVAYIQKINPNDIQSLTPNSPLHLLKALFFCEDYILLDSNKEPLLKESNWREFYNYKSDFYTIFIADKQTLTQDYLNTRKSLYKAIMQIRKEQQDKEIQELQRSQQELEQQLQGLDSKVRESKLQELQRKQERELREKQRQKERQEQRQARFSKNLANTYNTSTTQNLTINNNAYITKDSYLVLESNDTKIIFLDSLKHTYTHSKAYANT; from the coding sequence ATGTCAGAGAAGAATTTTATTGTAAAGCATATTGATGATTTAGCCGATGGTGTTTGGGATTCTGTGGTGGGTACTGCGTATGGTTTCTCTGAATTTTTATACAAAGTTTCTGGGTTAAAAGATTTTATTTTTGATAGTGAGGATAAAGAGCAACAGGAGGCTATTGAGGAATTTAAGGTATTTGTCGATTCAATAAAACTTATAAAAGATAACTCTACCATTAGAGATATGGTTGTTAATCAAATAATCCAAGACGCAAAGGAGCGACCATTGTATTATCTTGGTTCTTTGATTGGACCTTCAGCAATCGCCTCTCTTATTAAGAATACTGGGGCTAAAGTCGCATACTCTGGTGGAGTGTTTGTTCAAAAGGGCTTTAATGCTTCAAATAAATATATTTATCCCAATTACAAAACCCTCCAAAACAATATCTGCTCACTATATAGCAATGATAAAAACTATACTAATCTCTTTAACCAAGATATGATACTATGTAGCTTTTTACAAAATGAAAATCAAGAATCTAAAACACAATCTCTACAACAAGAAATGCAAAGGCTCTACCATAATATCCAAAAAACTAACACAGAATTTAATGCGTATAAGCCTATTCCTATTGTTTCATTTACAAATCCAAAGGTAGCATATATTCAAAAAATAAATCCTAACGATATACAATCTCTCACACCAAATTCTCCCCTACACCTCCTTAAAGCCCTCTTTTTCTGTGAGGATTATATACTTTTAGATTCTAATAAAGAGCCGTTATTAAAAGAATCAAATTGGAGAGAATTTTATAACTACAAATCCGACTTTTATACTATCTTTATTGCTGACAAACAAACCCTAACCCAAGACTACCTCAATACAAGAAAATCCCTCTATAAAGCCATAATGCAAATAAGAAAAGAACAACAAGATAAAGAAATACAAGAGTTACAAAGAAGTCAACAAGAGCTAGAGCAGCAATTACAAGGATTAGATTCTAAAGTAAGAGAATCTAAATTGCAAGAATTACAAAGAAAGCAAGAAAGAGAATTAAGAGAGAAGCAAAGGCAAAAAGAGAGACAAGAACAACGACAAGCAAGATTCTCTAAGAATCTAGCAAATACCTATAATACAAGCACTACACAGAATCTAACCATAAACAATAATGCTTATATCACAAAAGATTCGTATCTTGTATTAGAATCTAATGACACAAAAATCATATTCCTAGATTCTCTAAAACATACTTATACTCATTCTAAAGCTTATGCCAATACCTGA